Sequence from the Fictibacillus arsenicus genome:
AACATATCAAAGCCTTGTATGCTTCGTGCTGACCCTTTTGCCGTTCCTTTTTCCTGGTCTAAACACAACACGATGGTCGGCCGGTAAAATTTTTCTACTAGACGCGAAGCAACAATACCGATTACCCCTGGATTCCAGCCTTCTTTCGCAAGAACAAGCACTTCATTCTCTTCAGGAGGAAAACGCTCTTCTACCATGGCAATTGCTTCTTTCGTTATTTCATTTACGATCGCCTGGCGTTCTTTATTAACAGAATCGATCTCTTCAGCGAGCATGGCTGATTGCTCACGGTCATTTGAAGTAAACAATTCAACTACCGGCATCGCTGATCCGAGTCTGCCTGCAGCATTCACTCGAGGACCAACAGCAAAACCAACATCTTCTGCTGTTAATTCTTTTTCATAAAGCCCTGCAACTTTTAAAAGTTCCTGCAAGCCTATTTTGTCTGTTTTTGATAAAGCTTCTATTCCAAGCTTAGCTATGATTCTATTTTCATCTACCAAAGGAACAAGATCTGCAATTGTTCCTATACAAGCATAATCTAGCAAGTGCATTGGCGGGTTTCCATGTAATGCATGAGCTACTTTAAACGCAACGCCAACACCTGCAAGACCAGAAAATGGATATGTACATCCAGGTTTTTTAGGGTTGATGATGCTATAGGCGTCTGGCAGTACAGGCGGGGCCTCGTGATGGTCAGTAATAATGAAATCAAGCCCAATCTCTTTTGCAACTGCTGCTTCATGAACAGCTGAAATTCCAGTATCCACTGTAACCACAAGTGTATATCCGTCTTCCTTCGCTTTTCTTAACGCTGGCTCATTTGGACCATAGCCTTCAGTGAACCGGTTTGGAATATAATAATCGAAATCTGCATCTAATTCTTTAAGTGCATAATACATAACCGTTGTACTGCTTACTCCGTCTGCATCATAGTCACCAAAAATAAGAATCTTTTCATTCGATTCAACCGCTTTATGTATCCGATCAACACTCTCTTTCATGCCATCTAATAAAAATGGATCATGAAATTGATTTGTATCTATTTTTAAAAAAGCTTGAGCTTTCTCTAAAGAATCTATTCCTCGTATCGCTAATAGATTTGCAATCAATAGAGGAATATCCAATTCTTGCGACAACCATTTTGCCTTTTCTTCCGAAGTTTCTTGAATCTTCCACCTCGTTCTTGGCTCCAGCATAAAAATCACCTCTTAACCTATTCATTATACAAAACAGGATAAGAGGTGACAATTTATGAATCGATATTTAATTTAGATTTCTGGTTCCGCTTCAA
This genomic interval carries:
- the recJ gene encoding single-stranded-DNA-specific exonuclease RecJ, which translates into the protein MLEPRTRWKIQETSEEKAKWLSQELDIPLLIANLLAIRGIDSLEKAQAFLKIDTNQFHDPFLLDGMKESVDRIHKAVESNEKILIFGDYDADGVSSTTVMYYALKELDADFDYYIPNRFTEGYGPNEPALRKAKEDGYTLVVTVDTGISAVHEAAVAKEIGLDFIITDHHEAPPVLPDAYSIINPKKPGCTYPFSGLAGVGVAFKVAHALHGNPPMHLLDYACIGTIADLVPLVDENRIIAKLGIEALSKTDKIGLQELLKVAGLYEKELTAEDVGFAVGPRVNAAGRLGSAMPVVELFTSNDREQSAMLAEEIDSVNKERQAIVNEITKEAIAMVEERFPPEENEVLVLAKEGWNPGVIGIVASRLVEKFYRPTIVLCLDQEKGTAKGSARSIQGFDMFENLSESRDILPHFGGHPMAAGMTLALDDVGILRERLVKQAKEILKPEDFLPVTMIDLTASLNEISLDTVEMLSTLAPFGIGNPSPRVLIDQVPIREMKKIGSQSNHLKLQVGNGEMSVLDCIGFQKGNLLDEMTPYSILSLVGQIQLNEWNGYRKPQMLLEDLSVSHFQLFDYRGLKDAGKRLKDLPKAKTQYITFNDNTLTELGLESLSSQTINGKELAELPNDSFQNKYIVFLDVPYSLAEFAEILEKKGEPARIYAVFHQSTDHFFTTLPTREHFKWYYGFLAKRKKFDVQKDGTELARWKGWSKKTIDFMSQVFFELDFVTIDDGVITINSEPGKRELDSSETYQKKFEQADIENRLVYSSYHSLKSWFAEQARPKASL